The sequence CGGGGCCAGTCCAATCACCGTTTTCTGGCGGGTGACGCTGCCGCTGATTCGGCCGGCGATCCTGTCCGGGGCCCTGTTCTCCTTTTTGACTTCGTTCGATAATGTAACTGTATCGCTGTTTATGGTATCTTCCGATATGCGAACGTTGCCGCTCGAGATTTTTTCGAACATGCAGGATGCGTACAGTCCGATCGTCGCCTCTGTGTCTAGTGTCGTGATTCTGATATCGGTGGTGCTGATCCTGATCCTCGAGAAAATTCACGGAGTCGGACGGCTGTTGGGGAGCGCACATTGATAAACGACAATGTGAATCGACATTGGCTGGAAGGTGTCTGTATGGAACTCCCTTTGATGTATCCGGTCCGGCAAAAGTTTGACGGGCAAGCGATTGCGGACGTCGCAGCAAAAGTGCGTCAGGAATTGGAAAAAGCCGTCTTTCTGACCTCCGTCCGACCCGGCGCCACAATCGCCGTGACGGCGGGCAGCCGGGGGATCGCCAACATCGTCGAGATTCTGCGGGCTGTCTGTCAGGTGTTGCGTGAACGGGAGGCAGTCCCGTTTCTCGTTCCGAGCATGGGAAGTCACGGGGGAGGCACACCTGCCGGACAGATCGAGGCGTTGCAAGCGCTCGGCATCACGGAAGCAGCGGTGGGGGCCCCAATCCGGGCTACGACGGAGGTGGTGGAACTGGGGCAGCTGCCGGACGGAACGCCGGTGTTTCAGAACCGGTTGGCGTATGAAAGCGACGGCATCGTGGTCATCAACCGGATCAAACCCCATACGTCGTTCAAGGGCTGCGTGGAAAGCGGGTTGTGCAAAATGCTGGTGGTGGGGCTTGGCAACCCAGCCGGGGCTGCCAATCTCCACCGTTTTGGCGTGCGGGGGCTGCGCGAACTGATTGTGCCGATGGCCCGGATCGTGCTGGAAAAAAGCCCGGTGCTGTACGGGCTTGGCATACTGGAAAATGCGTTTGACCAAACGGCGGTGATCGCAGGGATTGAACCGGCCGATATCCCGGACAGGGAGGCGGAACTGTTGAAGCAGGCGAAAACGATGATGCCGCGACTGCCGTTCGATCATCTGGATGTGCTGATTGTGGATGAGATGGGCAAGTGCTACAGCGGCACGGGCATGGATACGAATGTGATCGGGCGGCTGCGGATTCACGGGGAGCCGGAACCGGAGTCCCCCCGGATCGAACGGATTGTGGTGCTGGATCTGGCGGACGCCTCGCACGGCAATGCCAACGGGATCGGATTGGCCGATTTTACAACCCGCAAGCTGGTGGACAAGATTGATTGGAAAGCCACCTATTTGAACAATTTGTCATCCACGTTTGTGCAGCGCGCGATGATTCCGATCATTGCGGAGTCGGATGGGGAAGCGGTGCGGCTGGCCATTCAGTCGCTCGGCCAAAGGGAGTTGCAGAATTTGCGAATCGTCCGGATTCCCAATACCCTGCAGCTTGAACGGATATGGGTTTCCGAGGCACTGTTAAAAGAAGTTCACGCTGATGAAAAACTGGAGCTGGCGGGTAAGGGCGTTCCTTTAGGGTTCTAATGGATAATGGGAGAGGGGAGAACCGGATGAAGCCGGAAATCATCCAGGAACTGATTGCGATTACCGACCGTGACCGGGTGCTCGACACGTTGGACGAACGATGCACCTACGCGTATGACGCTTCCTTCGGCACCTATCTGCCCGATGTCGTGGTGTTCCCCAAGACGGCGCAAGAAGTGGCGGCCATCCTGAAGCTGGCCAACCGCGAAAAGATCCCCGTGACACCAAGAGGCGGCGGCACCTCGCTGAGCGGCGGCCCGCTGCCGGTGGCTGGCGGCATCGCGCTGGTCATGACCCGGATGAATCGGCTGCTCGAGATCGACCGGGACAATCTGATTGCGATCGTCGAACCGGGCGTGATCACGGCCGATCTGCACAAGCGCGTGGAGGAGATCGGCCTTTTTTATCCGCCTGATCCGAGCAGTTCGAACGTGTCGACGATCGGCGGCAACCTCGCCGAAAACGCCGGCGGCCCGCACGGGCTGAAATACGGCGTGACCAAGCATTACGTGATCGGATTGGAGGTGGTGACGCCGCAGGGAGACATCATTCGCACGGGCGGCATGACCGTCAAAAATGTGACGGGCTATGACCTGACCCCGCTGATTATCGGGTCGGAAGGGACGCTTGGCGTGATTACGAAGGCGATTTTGCGGCTGATTCCGAAACCGCCCGCGAGAAAAGCGTTGCTGGCGGTGTTTGACGACCTGATCGACTCGGGGCGGGCGATCAGCGGCGTGTTGACGAACGGAATTTTACCAGCCAAGATGGAGATGATGGACAACGCGTCGATTCGGGCTGTGGAGAATTACAAGCCGTGCGGCATGCCGATCGATGCGGATGCGATTATCCTGCTCGAAGTGGACGGACATCCGGCGGCGGTGGAGGCGGAGATCGAGCAGGCTGCCCGTATCTGCCGGATGTATCGGGCGCGGGAGGTGCGGGTGGCGAAGGACGAGACGGAGCGGGAGCAATTGTGGCTGGCTCGCAAACTGGTCTCGCCGGCGATCACCCGGGTGAAGCCGACGAAAATCTCGGAAGACGCTACCGTCCCCCGCAGCAAAATCCCCGAAATGTTCCAGCGCCTGCGCGAGATCCGGGAGAAATACAAGATCCATCTGGTGGTGTTCGGACATGCGGGAGACGGGAACCTGCATCCGAATATTATCGCCGATGCACGGGACAAGGAAGAGATGCGGCGGGTGGAGGAGGCGGTCGGCGAGATTTTCCGGGCGGCTGTGGAACTGGGGGGCACATTGTCGGGTGAGCATGGCATCGGGACGATGAAAGCGCCTTACATGGAGATGGAGTTGGGGCCGGTCTGCCTCGATCTGATGCGGCGGATCAAGCAGGCGTGGGACCCGAACAACATCCTCAACCCGTACAAAATTTTCCCGCAGCCAGGCCAGACACGGGTGGTGTTGACCGAATGAGCGCCCAACAGACGAAACTTCCTTACGATGAGACGTTTCAGTGCGTGCAGTGCGGTTACTGTTTGCCCGCCTGCCCGACCTATCAGGTGCTGGAAAAAGAATCCGCCTCGCCGCGCGGCCGAATCGCCCTTGTCAAGGCGGCCGCTGAAGGGAAGATCGACCTGCTCCAACATCTGGCAGGCCCGATCGACCAGTGTCTCGGGTGCCGCGCCTGTGAGGTGGCCTGTCCGTCTGGTGTCCGGTACGGGATGATTTTCGAGGGCGCAAAACAGACGATTCAAACCGCGAAGCGGAGCAGAGGCAGGGAAACACCGCTTGTCAAAGCGCTGCGGCGATTAGTGTTCGAAGGACTGTTTCCCTATCCCGGCCGTCTGAAAGCGCTCGGCGGGCTGATCTGGCTATATCAAAAATCGGGTCTGCGAAAGGTGGCGCACGCTATCGGAATCACAAAAAAACTGCCGTTTCACATGGGGGAATTTGAGGCGGCGCTGCCGGATGTTCCGTCTCCCTTTGCTTACCTGGCTCGGCAGCGGCTGGTGAAAGCGAAAGGAGCCGGCGTCACCAGCGGTTTATCAGACGAGACCGCGAAGGCGAAGGTGGCTTTTTTTGCCGGTTGCGTAATGGATTCTGTTTTCTACGAGACCAACCGAAAGAGTATTGAGCTGCTGGCCGCAGCCGGGTGTGATGTGGTTGTGCCGCAAACCCAGACATGCTGCGGTGCGTTGCATGCGCATGCGGGAGAACTGGAACAGGCGAAAGAACTGGCAAAACGAAATATCGAGGCGTTTGAAGCGACGGGTGCCGACTGGTACGTCAACAATGCAGGCGGATGTGGGGCCATGCTGATCGAATATGATCATCTGTTGGCCGATGAACCGGAGTGGGCGGAACGGGCCACACAATTCGTGCAAAAAAGCCGCGATATCAACGTGATCCTGGCACAGTTGGGTCCCTTGCCGTTTCGGAAAGAGCTTCCGTACCGCATCACTTACCAGGACTCCTGCCACCTGCGAAATGTGCAAAAAGTGGAGTCAGAGCCACGCGAGCTACTGCGATCGATCCCGGGAACGGAATATGTGGAACTGCCGGGGGCGGACGGATGCTGCGGATCAGCCGGCATTTACAGCCTGGTGCAGTATGAGACATCGATGAAAGTACTGGATGAGAAGATGAAATCGGTGGAGGCAACGCAAGCGACACTCGTTGTCACATCCAACCCCGGATGTTTGCTGCAGATGCGGATGGGTATTCAGCGGGCGAATTTGCAAGACTGGATGCAGGCGGTGCATATCGTCGACCTGCTGCACGAAGCGTGCGGCTTGGGGTAAACTTCAGAAGGAGGCGGTAAAAATGGATCTCGGATTAAAAGGAAAATCGGTACTGGTGACTGCGGCCAGCAAAGGATTGGGAAAAGCGAGCGCGCTGGAATTTGCCCGTGAGGGTGCGATTGTGACGATTGCGAGCCGCAATTTGGAGGAGTTGAACAAGACAGCTGCAGACATCGAGACAGCCACAGGCCAAAAAGTGGCAGTGGTACAAATGGACGTCACAAGCGAAAGGGACATCGCGAAGGCGGTTGAAACGGCGGTGGAAGCGGGCGGCGGTTTGGACGTGCTGGTGACGAATGCGGGCGGGCCTCCCGGCGGGACGTTTGATGATTTTGATGATCAGGCTTGGATCAAAGCGTTCGAGCTGAACTTGCTGAGTGCGATTCGCTTAATCCGGGCAAGCCTGCCGCACATGCGGGCGCGTGGCGGCGGGCGCATCGTGACGATCACCTCCACGTCGATCAAACAGCCGATTCCGGGGCTGATTTTGTCCAATACAATCCGCGCGGGCGTCAACGCACTGACGAAAAGTCTGGCGACCGAACTGGCAAA comes from Effusibacillus pohliae DSM 22757 and encodes:
- a CDS encoding nickel pincer cofactor-dependent isomerase, group 22 → MELPLMYPVRQKFDGQAIADVAAKVRQELEKAVFLTSVRPGATIAVTAGSRGIANIVEILRAVCQVLREREAVPFLVPSMGSHGGGTPAGQIEALQALGITEAAVGAPIRATTEVVELGQLPDGTPVFQNRLAYESDGIVVINRIKPHTSFKGCVESGLCKMLVVGLGNPAGAANLHRFGVRGLRELIVPMARIVLEKSPVLYGLGILENAFDQTAVIAGIEPADIPDREAELLKQAKTMMPRLPFDHLDVLIVDEMGKCYSGTGMDTNVIGRLRIHGEPEPESPRIERIVVLDLADASHGNANGIGLADFTTRKLVDKIDWKATYLNNLSSTFVQRAMIPIIAESDGEAVRLAIQSLGQRELQNLRIVRIPNTLQLERIWVSEALLKEVHADEKLELAGKGVPLGF
- a CDS encoding FAD-binding oxidoreductase, which encodes MKPEIIQELIAITDRDRVLDTLDERCTYAYDASFGTYLPDVVVFPKTAQEVAAILKLANREKIPVTPRGGGTSLSGGPLPVAGGIALVMTRMNRLLEIDRDNLIAIVEPGVITADLHKRVEEIGLFYPPDPSSSNVSTIGGNLAENAGGPHGLKYGVTKHYVIGLEVVTPQGDIIRTGGMTVKNVTGYDLTPLIIGSEGTLGVITKAILRLIPKPPARKALLAVFDDLIDSGRAISGVLTNGILPAKMEMMDNASIRAVENYKPCGMPIDADAIILLEVDGHPAAVEAEIEQAARICRMYRAREVRVAKDETEREQLWLARKLVSPAITRVKPTKISEDATVPRSKIPEMFQRLREIREKYKIHLVVFGHAGDGNLHPNIIADARDKEEMRRVEEAVGEIFRAAVELGGTLSGEHGIGTMKAPYMEMELGPVCLDLMRRIKQAWDPNNILNPYKIFPQPGQTRVVLTE
- a CDS encoding (Fe-S)-binding protein translates to MSAQQTKLPYDETFQCVQCGYCLPACPTYQVLEKESASPRGRIALVKAAAEGKIDLLQHLAGPIDQCLGCRACEVACPSGVRYGMIFEGAKQTIQTAKRSRGRETPLVKALRRLVFEGLFPYPGRLKALGGLIWLYQKSGLRKVAHAIGITKKLPFHMGEFEAALPDVPSPFAYLARQRLVKAKGAGVTSGLSDETAKAKVAFFAGCVMDSVFYETNRKSIELLAAAGCDVVVPQTQTCCGALHAHAGELEQAKELAKRNIEAFEATGADWYVNNAGGCGAMLIEYDHLLADEPEWAERATQFVQKSRDINVILAQLGPLPFRKELPYRITYQDSCHLRNVQKVESEPRELLRSIPGTEYVELPGADGCCGSAGIYSLVQYETSMKVLDEKMKSVEATQATLVVTSNPGCLLQMRMGIQRANLQDWMQAVHIVDLLHEACGLG
- a CDS encoding SDR family oxidoreductase — protein: MDLGLKGKSVLVTAASKGLGKASALEFAREGAIVTIASRNLEELNKTAADIETATGQKVAVVQMDVTSERDIAKAVETAVEAGGGLDVLVTNAGGPPGGTFDDFDDQAWIKAFELNLLSAIRLIRASLPHMRARGGGRIVTITSTSIKQPIPGLILSNTIRAGVNALTKSLATELAKDGILVNTVAPGRIATDRVAELDQQKAAAKGIPVEDVQAEMIAQIPLGRYGSPDEFGRAVAFLGSFANTYITGQALLVDGGMVKSL